The Vreelandella piezotolerans genomic interval CGGCAATGTTACGTGTCATCGGTGAAGCTCCCCTGAGGTGATAAATTACATTGAGGTCATGTTCGCTGGTCTAACGCTAAAGCTCAAGTGTTGTTCGTTCAGGATGGCCCAGTGACACAGCGTTGGAGCGCTCGCGGAATCCTTCTATGAGAATATTGCCATAAATGCGAAAATATACCCGTACGAAGATTGAGGATAGCGCGATGCAGAGCCGCACGACACGCATAGCCGTATGGGATGCGTTCATTCGCTTGTTTCATTGGTCCCTGCTGGCAGCGGTGATTATTTCTTTCTACACCACTAAAACAATGGGTCAGCCCTTTCTATTTCCGCTGGAAGTACATGCTCAGGCGGGCTATTTGATCATTGGGTTACTCGTTTTTCGCTTGATCTGGGGCTGGGTGGGCACCCCTTATGCTCGCTTTAGTACGTTCGTATATGGCCCTAGGACTACCGCACGCTATAGCAAAGCGCTAATGGCACGGCGCGCATCTCCCTACGCCAGCCATAATCCGCTCGGCGGGTGGATGGTCGTGCTGTTGCTAGTGTCGCTTGGATTTCAAGCGTTAAGTGGGCTGTTCTTGAGCGATGATATTTTCTTTCAGGCACCGCTTTACGGAGTGTTAGGCGCTAACATGGGCGATCTGCTCGCTCAGTTACACTCACTCAATAGCGATCTACTGTTAGTGTTGATTGGTTTGCATGTCGCAGGGCTACTTTGGCACACGCTACAAGGCGAGCGGCTCATTCCCGCCATGTTGACGGGAGTGAAAAGATTTCATAGCCCGCCCGTCGACGCAAAACCCGTCTCGTCGCGCAGGCAAACTTGCTACGCCGTTGGGGCGCTGCTGATCGCATCAGGCGTCAGTGGCTGGCTATGGTTTTATTGATATCGTTTAACCGTTAAGACGGAGTTGTCGGCTTCGAAAGCGCGCGTAGCCCATGCAGCCCGTAAAGAGCGCCAGCGATACAAGCGCTTCTAATACGCCTCTCATTCCCTGTTCTGGCAAGGTCGCCAACATCACACCCTGGGTGAAGTAGAGCAAGCTGACGAAGGCAAGCCAAGCGTGCCCACGGGCACGTTGACCAATGATCGATGGCAAGAACAGCACCAAAGGCAAAATGAACGCCACCACGGGTCGCCAATTGAACGTTTCGCCCTGTACGAAGAAGCCACGATAAATCACCAGCAGAAGCAGCACGCCAAAACTGACGAGCACTAACAGTCGTGCTTGTCGCGTCAACGTGTCGAGTCCGTGTTTATCTTCCAGCGTCTCTAACCACTGTCTCATGATGACGACGTCTCCTGGCGCATTTTATGTAAGGCTAACGCGAGTTTGGCGAGCCGTCTTCCTTGTGCTTGGCACAACGCTCGTTCGTGCTCGTCAACCGGTCGGTCACTGCGTGTGCCAGCCACATGGCTGGCCCCGTAAGGCGTGCCGCCATGCTGAGTGCTCAGTAATTCCGTCTCGCTGTAGGGGATGCCCGCATAGACCATACCGTGATGCAAAAGTGGCACCAGCATGGTCAGCAACGTGCTTTCTTGGCCGCCATGCAAGCTAGACGTCGAGGTAAACGCACAGGCGGGCTTGTCGATTAGCGCGCCGTTCATCCAAAGACTGCTAGTGGTGTCGAGAAAAAACTTGAGTGGCGCGGCCATATTGC includes:
- a CDS encoding cytochrome b/b6 domain-containing protein — protein: MQSRTTRIAVWDAFIRLFHWSLLAAVIISFYTTKTMGQPFLFPLEVHAQAGYLIIGLLVFRLIWGWVGTPYARFSTFVYGPRTTARYSKALMARRASPYASHNPLGGWMVVLLLVSLGFQALSGLFLSDDIFFQAPLYGVLGANMGDLLAQLHSLNSDLLLVLIGLHVAGLLWHTLQGERLIPAMLTGVKRFHSPPVDAKPVSSRRQTCYAVGALLIASGVSGWLWFY
- a CDS encoding DUF2069 domain-containing protein produces the protein MRQWLETLEDKHGLDTLTRQARLLVLVSFGVLLLLVIYRGFFVQGETFNWRPVVAFILPLVLFLPSIIGQRARGHAWLAFVSLLYFTQGVMLATLPEQGMRGVLEALVSLALFTGCMGYARFRSRQLRLNG
- the wrbA gene encoding NAD(P)H:quinone oxidoreductase; the encoded protein is MSEAKPFVLILYYSRSGATADMARQLAAGVESIPGIEARLRTVPSVSPTCEAVDPEIPAEGAVYADLNDLRHCSALALGSPTRFGNMAAPLKFFLDTTSSLWMNGALIDKPACAFTSTSSLHGGQESTLLTMLVPLLHHGMVYAGIPYSETELLSTQHGGTPYGASHVAGTRSDRPVDEHERALCQAQGRRLAKLALALHKMRQETSSS